The Horticoccus luteus DNA window TCGCAGCCCGGCACCACCCGCGCGATGTGGTCGCGAATCAAATCGTAGTTATCCGCCAGCCGCTCCCATGCCACCGTCGAGCGCGCCCCGAGCACCGCCCGCGCCAGCCGCGCCACAATCGCCGGCTCGCTCAACAACAGATTCGACGCCGGCTCCGCCTTCCCCCGCGACGGATTCACGATGCCCATCGAATCCTCCACCGTCACAAACTGCTCGCCGCTCGCCTGCGCGTCCCGCTCGCTGCGGCCCAGACACGGCAAAATCAACGCCGTCTCGCCCGTCACCAAATGCGCCCGGTTGAGCTTCGTCGACACATGCGCCGTCAGCCGGCAGCGCCGCAATCCTTCGCCCGTGAATTCCGTATCCGGCGTCGCCGACAGGAAATTTCCCCCCATCGCGAAAAACACTTTCACCCGCCCGTCGTGCATCGCCTTGATCGCCTCCACGGTGTCGAATCCGTGCACGCGCGGCGACTTGAACGCGAACTCCGCATCGAGCCGGTCCAGCCACGCATCCGGCATTTTTTCGAAAATGCCCATCGTGCGGTCGCCCTGCACATTCGAGTGTCCGCGCACCGGACACGCTCCCGCGCCCGGCCGGCCCATGTCGCCGCGCAACAACAGGAAATTCACCACCGTCTGGATCGTCGCCACCGAGTTCGGCTGCTGCGTCAACCCCATCGCCCAGCAGCAAATCGTCGCCCGCGAGCGCATCGCGATGTCCGCCGCCGCGCGGATCTGCTCCCGTGCCACGCCGCTCGCCGTCACCACGTCCTCCCACGTCGTCGCCCGCAAATCCGCCACGACCGCCTCAAAACCCGTCGTGTGCTCCCGAATGAACGCGTGGTCAAACACGCTGCCCGGCGCCGCGTCCTCCGCCGCCAGCATCTCTTTCATGATCCCCTTGAACAGCGCCAGATCGCCGTTGATGCGCGGCTGCAACCACAGGTCGCTCAGCCGCGTGCCGTCGCCCAGCAACGTGCGCAACGCCTTCAGCGGATTCATGAAATCCTGCGGATTCTTGAACCGCTCCGTGCCGATCTCGGGCATCGGATTGACCGACACGATGGTCGCCCCCGCGCGCTTCGCCGCCTCGAGCGTCGAGAGCATGCGCGGATGATTCGTGCCGGGATTCTGGCCGATGATGAAAATCGCGTCCGCGCGCTCGAAGTCCTCCATCGTCACCGTGCCCTTGCCGATGCCGATGCTCTGGCCCAGCGCCGCCCCGCTCGATTCGTGGCACATGTTCGAGCAATCCGGCAGATTGTTCGTGCCGAATTGCCGCACGAAAAGTTGATACAGAAACGCCGCCTCGTTGCTCGTGCGCCCCGAGGTGTAGAACGTCGCCGCGTCCGGCGTCGGCAACGCGCGCAACTCCCGCGCGATCAGCTCAAACGCCTCGTCCCACGCGATCGGCGCGTAGTGCGTCGCGCCCGGCCGCAGCACCATCGGCTCCACCAGCCGCCCCTGCTGGTTGAGCCAGTAATCCGATTCCGCCCGCAACGCCGCCACGCTGTGCGCCGCGAAAAATTCCCGATCCACGCGCCCCCGCATCGCCTCATCCGCCACCGCCTTCGCGCCGTTTTCGCAAAACTCAAAGGTATGCCGCTCGCCATCCGGGCTCGGCCACGCGCAACTCTGGCAGTCGAACCCATCCTTCTGGTTCACCGCCAAAAGCAGCTTCGTCCCCTTTACCGGCCCGACGCCCGCCAGCGCAAACCGCGCCGTCTTCTCCACCGCCTTCAACCCCGCCGCCGCCTTGCTGGCCGCGCCCAGATGCGGCGGTTCGGACTCGGCGGGCGGCTGCGCGAAGGGTGCGGGATGTTCGGCCATGTGCGCAGATTGATTGGCCGCGTCACACAGTTCAACTCCGTCGATCACTTCCTTCCCCTCCCGCCAGCCGTTTCGCGCCGCGCCCTTGGCTTTTTTCCGCCCGCGCCTATGTTGCCGCCGTCGATGTTCGCCAATCTTCTTCAACTCATCACGCGCCGGTCCCCGTCCGCCGACTATGGCCGCGAGTTTGTCAAAGAGGTCAACATCCGCGAACGCCCCCGCCGCAACCGCAAGGTCGAGCGCCTCTTTATCATCTGCTGGCTTCTGATCGCGGTGAAGTGCGTGGTCGTCTTCTGGGCCTGTGCGCACTACCGCGTGCCGTTCAGCGCGTGGTGGGTCGTCGCGCCCACCGTGCTCTTCGCCGCCGTGTGCACCGGTCTGTATTACTTGGGCGACTGACGCGCATTTTCGCGCGTTGCCACCGCCCGCGCGCCCGCTTTCCTCGTCGCTCCATCGCGCACTTCCGCGCGCTTCAACCACGTCGCCTTATGCCCTCCGTCCCCGGACTGCGCAGCCCTTACCTTCTCGTTGGCCGCCTCGTTTATTTCGGCCGCATGCTCGATAAAATCCGGCTGCACGCCCGCGCCGCCCTCCCCGCCGATTACGTGCCCAACCTCGGCCGCGGCTTCGATGGCCGCTGCTGCGAGTTTCTTCGCGTCGCCTACCCCGATCTCGTGCACCGCACGCTCGCCGGCGACCTCCCCGACGAAGCGCTTCTTGCGTGGTGTCACGAGCACGGCGGCCCGCGCACCGATGCCGAATGCGAGACGTGGAACGGCTTCTTGATGAAGCGCGGCTGGCGCGATGCCGGCGCCGACATTCTCGCGCAACGCATTCGCGAAAGCCACCTCGAGGACAAGCCCATCGCCACGATGTTTGACTATCTCGATTTCGACGAAGGCCGCGATCCCGTCGCCCGTCGCGCGTGGGCGCCCCGCGAGTCCATCGTCATCGTCCTCATGGGCGTGTCCGGCAGCGGCAAGACTACCGTCGGCCTCAAACTCGCCAGCGCCCTCGGCTGGAGTTTCCGCGATGCCGACGAATTTCACTCGCCCGCCAACATCGCCAAAATGAGCGCCGGCACGCCGCTCGACGACGACGACCGCGCCCCCTGGCTCGCCGCCATCCGCGCCTACATCGAGGCCGCCCTCAGCCGCGGCGAAAACACCATCGTCACCTGCTCCGCGCTGAAGGACAGCTACCGCCACGTCATCGTCGCCGATCCGGCGCGCGTGAAGCTCGTTCATCTCACCGGCGACTTCGCGCTCCTCCTTGCGCGCATGTCCGAACGCCACGGCCACTTCATGAAGGCCGACATGCTGCAGTCGCAAATCGCCACGCTCGAGCTGCCCGACCACGCGCTCACGCTCAACGTCGCACAAACGCCCGCCGAGCTCGTCGCCCAAATCCGCACGGCCTTCGTCCTCTGATGCGCGCGTTCCTCCGCTTTTTGCGGCTCGCGGCGATCATCGCCGCGGTCGTCGTCCTCTTGCTCGCGGTGGCCGGCGGTTGGTTTTACTGGCGGCTCCACCGCAGTCTGCCGCAACTCGACGGCACGGCGCCCCTTCCCGGTTTGTCGGCGCGCGTCACGGTCACGCGCGACGCATTGGGCGTGCCCACGATTCAGGGCGCCACGCGCCTCGACGTCGCCCGCGCTCTCGGCTACCTGCACGCGCAGGATCGGTTTTTCCAAATGGATCTGCTCCGCCGCAGTGCCGCGGGCGAACTCTCCGAACTGATCGGTTCCGCCACGATCGAACTCGACAAGCTGCATCGCGTGCATGGCTTCCGCCGCAGCGCGCACGCGACGTTCGCGGCCTCCGCCCCCGCGCAACGCGATCTCCTCGAAGCCTACGCCGCCGGCGTCAACGCCGGCCTCGCCGCCCTTCGCTCCCGCCCGTTCGAATACCTCGTGTTCCGCGCTCAACCGCAGCCCTGGCTCCCCGAGGATTCCCTGCTCGTCGGTTACGCGATGATGCTCGACCTGCAAGGCGATCACGGCACCGGCCGCTATGAACGCACGCTCACCGCCCTTCGCGATCAACTCGGCGGCGAAGCCGTTTCCTTCTTCGCCCCCACGCTCACGCCGACCGACGCCGCCCTCGACGGCACCACC harbors:
- a CDS encoding FdhF/YdeP family oxidoreductase yields the protein MAEHPAPFAQPPAESEPPHLGAASKAAAGLKAVEKTARFALAGVGPVKGTKLLLAVNQKDGFDCQSCAWPSPDGERHTFEFCENGAKAVADEAMRGRVDREFFAAHSVAALRAESDYWLNQQGRLVEPMVLRPGATHYAPIAWDEAFELIARELRALPTPDAATFYTSGRTSNEAAFLYQLFVRQFGTNNLPDCSNMCHESSGAALGQSIGIGKGTVTMEDFERADAIFIIGQNPGTNHPRMLSTLEAAKRAGATIVSVNPMPEIGTERFKNPQDFMNPLKALRTLLGDGTRLSDLWLQPRINGDLALFKGIMKEMLAAEDAAPGSVFDHAFIREHTTGFEAVVADLRATTWEDVVTASGVAREQIRAAADIAMRSRATICCWAMGLTQQPNSVATIQTVVNFLLLRGDMGRPGAGACPVRGHSNVQGDRTMGIFEKMPDAWLDRLDAEFAFKSPRVHGFDTVEAIKAMHDGRVKVFFAMGGNFLSATPDTEFTGEGLRRCRLTAHVSTKLNRAHLVTGETALILPCLGRSERDAQASGEQFVTVEDSMGIVNPSRGKAEPASNLLLSEPAIVARLARAVLGARSTVAWERLADNYDLIRDHIARVVPGCEDFNAKIREGIFYLPNAPRDRREWRTATGKANFVAAPIPRRLVGEGEFVMMTIRTHDQFNTTIYGLDDRYRGVFGGRRVVFMHEEDIRAAGLMQGQSVDLTNRHNGVERVARGFMVAPYRIPRGCVATYFPEANVLVPIDSVAAVSNTPTSKFVIVTIAAAAQ
- a CDS encoding gluconokinase, GntK/IdnK-type, producing MPSVPGLRSPYLLVGRLVYFGRMLDKIRLHARAALPADYVPNLGRGFDGRCCEFLRVAYPDLVHRTLAGDLPDEALLAWCHEHGGPRTDAECETWNGFLMKRGWRDAGADILAQRIRESHLEDKPIATMFDYLDFDEGRDPVARRAWAPRESIVIVLMGVSGSGKTTVGLKLASALGWSFRDADEFHSPANIAKMSAGTPLDDDDRAPWLAAIRAYIEAALSRGENTIVTCSALKDSYRHVIVADPARVKLVHLTGDFALLLARMSERHGHFMKADMLQSQIATLELPDHALTLNVAQTPAELVAQIRTAFVL